The proteins below come from a single Panicum hallii strain FIL2 chromosome 7, PHallii_v3.1, whole genome shotgun sequence genomic window:
- the LOC112900539 gene encoding zinc finger MYM-type protein 1-like — protein MAGNGKGKGKISQKGLKSYFGTGSSGSSRQPSTRGSGIAQQEVEDGQDHFALVTTGVEDEFAQATTGVEDEVAQAELQEGITEFNPDYIISDPGLRISIDRFAPNIRDEVRRAFIAKGPFQPMDHKFPTSNDSRSFQKKWFKQYNWLEYSVEKNKAYCFYCYLFRHDRIEERFGHDAFTKASFSQWKNGYLALPKHVGGPSSIHNFAATSYHDFDNQRSSLRNKVSTHTKDALVKYETRVEASLSIVAYLALQGEPFRGHDETCTSLNKGNFLEMLDWYKERNEEVKRAFDELCPQNAKMTSDTIQKDLANSCAQAITKAIKEEMGGCLFSILIDESRDISIKEQMAIVVRFVNKKGEVIERFLGIKHVKDTTSESLKKALLEVLNDHGLVVANIRGQGYDGASNMRGEFNGLQKLIRDENPCAFYIHCFAHQLQLVVVAVSKCASSIEDFFEEWRNIIWER, from the exons ATGGCTGGTAAtggaaagggaaaaggaaagatATCTCAAAAAG GTTTAAAAAGCTATTTTGGCACTGGTTCCAGTGGTTCAAGTAGACAACCAAGTACTCGTGGTAGTGGAATTGCTCAACAAGAGGTTGAAGATGGGCAAGATCATTTTGCGCTTGTAACAACCGGTGTAGAAGATGAATTTGCTCAAGCAACAACTGGTGTAGAAGATGAAGTTGCTCAAGCAGAGCTTCAAGAAGGTATAACCGAGTTCAACCCGGACTATATCATATCGGATCCAGGACTTCGTATTTCAATTGATCGTTTTGCCCCTAATATTAGAGATGAAGTTAGAAGGGCTTTTATAGCTAAAGGTCCTTTTCAACCAATGGATCATAAGTTTCCTACCTCGAATGATAGTAGGAGTTTTCAAAAGAAATGGTTTAAGCAATACAATTGGTTGGAATATAGTGTGGAGAAGAATAAAGCTTATTGCTTCTATTGCTATCTTTTTAGACATGATCGAATAGAAGAGAGATTTGGTCATGATGCTTTTACAAAAGCCAGTTTCTCGCAATGGAAGAATGGTTATTTAGCACTTCCAAAACATGTTGGTGGACCTAGTAGCATTCATAACTTTGCAGCAACATCATATCATGATTTTGATAACCAAAGATCAAGTTTAAGAAATAAGGTGTCAACTCATACAAAAGATGCACTGGTCAAATATGAAACCCGAGTGGAAGCTTCCTTGAGTATTGTTGCTTATCTTGCATTGCAAGGTGAGCCGTTTCGGGGGCATGATGAAACTTGTACTTCATTGAATAAGGGCAACTTTTTGGAAATGCTTGATTGGTACAAGGAAAGGAATGAGGAAGTGAAACGTGCCTTTGATGAGTTGTGTCCACAAAATGCAAAAATGACTTCCGACACGATTCAAAAAGACCTTGCAAACTCTTGTGCACAAGCAATCACAAAGGCAATAAAGGAAGAAATGGGGGGTTGTCTATTCTCTATTCTTATTGATGAATCACGTGATATATCTATCAAAGAGCAAATGGCCATAGTTGTTAGATTTGTGAACAAAAAAGGGGAAGTCATAGAAAGATTTTTGGGTATCAAGCATGTCAAGGATACAACATCGGAATCATTGAAGAAAGCATTACTTGAAGTGTTAAATGATCATGGTTTAGTTGTTGCAAATATACGAGGGCAAGGGTATGATGGTGCTTCCAATATGAGAGGAGAATTtaatggtcttcagaaattgatTAGAGATGAGAACCCTTGTGCTTTCTATATCCATTGTTTTGCTCATCAATTGCAATTGGTAGTTGTTGCTGTCTCAAAATGCGCCTCATCTATTGAAGATTTCTTTGA AGAGTGGAGAAATATCATCTGGGAGAGGTAA
- the LOC112899621 gene encoding uncharacterized protein LOC112899621 translates to MWDSVIEVLEIVNQDERNPSRAGGLVQIMESFSFVFITKMMLQILRITNELSLILQRKDQNVVQAMSLIIDVTTRLNNLRSEGWEPLFEETKAFCLAKCIPIPNMSDQVSRFGRSRKDIYYDDFSFDDRKTIKDQLQTFIIHVRRLEEFKVCYDLASLSKTMVRLERHIVFPLVYRLIELALILPVATATVERAFSAMKIIKTELRNKMTDGWLNDLMLCYIEREIFKGLDLQQIKKAFLDLNWFIVY, encoded by the exons ATGTGGGATTCAGTAATAGAAGTGCTAGAAATTGTGAATCAAGATGAGCGCAATCCATCTAGGGCAGGAGGATTGGTACAAATAATGGAGTCTTTCAGCTTTGTATTTATTACGAAGATGATGTTACAAATCCTTCGTATTACAAATGAGCTCTCACTCATCTTGCAAAGGAAGGATCAAAATGTTGTTCAAGCTATGTCTTTAATTATTGATGTCACGACACGTTTGAATAATTTGAGAAGTGAAGGTTGGGAACCATTGTTTGAAGAAACAAAAGCCTTCTGCCTTGCAAAATGTATTCCAATACCAAATATGAGTGATCAAGTATCACGATTTGGTCGATCAAGAAAAG ATATCTATTATGATGACTTCTCTTTTGATGACCGCAAGACCATAAAAGATCAACTTCAAACTTTCATCATTCATgtgcggcgacttgaagaattCAAAGTTTGTTATGATCTTGCAAGCCTTTCAAAAACAATGGTTAGACTTGAGAGACACATTGTTTTTCCATTGGTTTATCGTCTCATTGAGTTGGCATTGATATTACCGGTGGCGACAGCAACAGTTGAAAGGGCATTCTCAGCTATGAAGATTATTAAAACTGAATTGCGCAACAAGATGACCGATGGGTGGTTAAATGATTTGATGCTGTGTTACATCGAAAGAGAAATATTCAAAGGTCTTGATCTTCAACAAATTAAAAAGGCattt CTAGATCTTAATTG GTTCATCGTTTATTGA